Below is a window of Chroogloeocystis siderophila 5.2 s.c.1 DNA.
AATTGATTGAGCGTCACGTTCGTCAAAGTTGGAAAGTCATTTCTATTCCAACGCGAGCGCAGATTGAAGCACGTCATTTAGAAAAACTGCAAGGTCAAGTACAAGAGGTTCTATCAGGAGAACGTTTAGCTTCGTTCTTACCCATTGTGCGCGATTTAAGCAACGAATACGACGTCCACGCGATCGCTGCTGCTGCATTACAGATGGCGTATGATTCAACTCGTCCCGCTTGGATGCAGTCAGAAGCCGCAACAATCGAACCCGATAAACCATCGACACCGAAACCGATTTTGCGTTCAGCGCGATCGCAGTCTGTATCGAAAAATAGCTAAATTCTAATAAATTCCAGGAATTAGCTTTTTAACGCGTTGACAATAGTCTGGATAATCTGGATACTTCTGGGTTAGCCAGGCTTCTTCTTTTCTAGCCTTAGCATCAAAAAAAGCAAATAAAATTACGCTTCCTACTAAGTGCGACAAACTGAGCGCGAATACAGTCCAACTCAGTGCAGCTAAGATGACACCACTGTAGAGTGGATGGCGCACGATATGATAAACGCCAGTTTGCACTAATTGTCCTTCGTTTTTAGGGTATGGCAGCGGAGTCAGATTACTACCTAGATCCCTTAAGCCTTTAAGAAGAAAAATAGTAGCAACTAATCCTAATCCAAAGGCTACAGCCCATACGAAGTATATTAAATTACTAGATTTGTTAATTATGGCAGGTTGGTAAACAGGTAACCCCAAGAAGCTCAATATCAAAAAAACTTGGGCAAGTACCCAATATTCGCCTCGTTGGTTGTTACGCCATCCTACACGCGTGAAGCCCCAATCAGTTAAAAGTTTCATCGTTAGAGAGTTTATAGGGAAAGCAGTCGTCTTTCCCTATGCTACTCGGCTCATCGCCAAGAACGACTTGCTAAATCTAGTTGTGTGAATTCATCTTCACTTAGTTTCCAGCCTAAAGCACCAGCATTTTGTTTGACTTGTGCGGCTGTTTTTGCACCAGCAATGGGGATAACATTACCTTGAGCGATTAACCAGTTGAGTGCGACTTGCGCAGGCGTGCGATCGCGTTTTGCCCCGATTTCTCGCAGTAAAGATAACAACGGTTCTATTTTCCGCAAACCATCATTGCTAAAACGGGGATCAATTCGCCGCGCACCAGTAGGAGTTTCAGAATTGTCGGCTGAGTATTTACCTGTTAGTAAGCCCTGTGCTAATGGGCTATACGCTAAAATTGTCACGCCCAATTCGCGTGCTGTATCGAGGATACCATTCGTTTCAATTTGCCGCGTAATTAGCGAGTAACGGACTTGATTCACTGCTAAACGTACGCCGCGCTTAGCTAATAAATTATGGGCTTCGCGCATTTGTTCGGCGGAATAGTTGCTGACACCGATCGCCTCAATTCTGCCGCGTTGCACTTCATCGGCTAAGGTGTTCATCAAGGTTTCTTGACTGAGCAAGAAGGTAAAAGGCCAATGTACTTGATAGAGTGTGACTTTGGTTAATTGCAGGCGTTTTAAACTATCGGTTAACGCATCCGATACAGATTGACCTGTAAATCGCCAAGGAAAAGGACCAAATTTAGTTGCAATCTGGACGGGTTGCGTTGTCTGCTGCATGAACTGTGCTAAAAATTCTTCAGACTGCCCAAATCCGTAAATTTCGGCAGTATCAAAGAACGTGGTTCCTGCTTCTACAGCAGCGTTGAATGCTTCGCGTAGTTGATTTGCATCGTAGTCGCTACCGTAACTCCAGAACAGTTTGTCGCCCCAAGCCCACGTACCAATACACAAAGGTGTAACTGCAGGACCATCTTGTCCTAATCTAATTGTTTCCACTTATGACTACCACTTCTTTACACTTCTTTATATTCTTCTAGTGTATCGTTGTGGATTGGGTAGGTACGACCAGTCAAAATGATAATTTCAGTCGCGTTTTGCGTAAGGTTTGTATTTGAAAATGAAGTAGTGATGCGATCACTTTTGAGCATCTAAAATCTAATTCCGGTTTAAGTCATTATGGTAAACAAGGCTTCGTTGAAGCAGATTTCTCCTAAAATTAATCTTCTAACAATGTTCCGACTGGGCTTATTTCAGATGGGATTAGGCATTATGTCGATCCTGACGCTGGGAGTACTCAACCGGATCATGATCAAAGAATTAGCGATTCCCGCAACTTTGGTAGCAGGGACAATTGCCATGCATCAGTTTGTTGCACCTGCAAGATTATGGTTTGGTCAGTTGTCGGATGCAAAAACGATTGGTGGAACGCACCGTACTGGTTATGTGTGGATTGGCGCAGCGTTATTTGCGATCGCGTCTTTTTTAGCCGTACAAGTAACATGGCTGTTAGGAAACAGCGTTCACTCGCAAGGTTGGACATTGACAACTTACAGCTTGATTGCACTGCTAGGAGGCATTTTTGCGCTGTACGGGTTAGCACTGAGTTCGAGTTCGACTCCTTTCGCCGCATTGCTTGTAGACGTTTCGGATGAAGACAATCGCTCTAAACTTGTTGGTATTGTATGGTCAATGTTGATGGTAGGGATCGTGATTGGCGCGATCGTCAGTGGAAGATTACTTCCTGCGCCTACAACTTGCCAAGACGCAGTTGTGAACTCAATCTATAGCAATCCGCAAAGTCTAGCGTTGCTCCAAAATTCGATTAACCGCTTGTTTATTCTGCTACCTGCGGTTGTGTTTGGATTGGCAGTGTTCTCAACTTTTGGTGTAGAAAAGAAATATTCGCGTTACACATCGCGTTCGATGATCGCCAACCGCGAAGACAAAATTACGCTTTCTCAGGCATTAAAAGTATTAACCGCTAGCCGTCAAACAGGTTTGTTTTTCACGTTCTTGCTCGTCATGACGGTTAGCTTATTTATGCAAGAAGCGGTGATGGAACCTTATGGCGGTGAAGTCTTTGCGATGTGTGTTTCAGAAACGACGCGGTTAAACGCGTTTTGGGGAACGGGAACGCTTTTAGGCATTAGCAGTACAGGGTTTTTGATTGTACCGCGTATTGGCAAGCAAAAAACTGCGCTCTTAGGCTGTTTGACAGTTGCGTTCTCGTTATCATTAGTTGTACTATCGGGTTTTAGTGCGAATCCACAGATGTTGCAAGGAGCTTTATTATTATTTGGTTTAGCTTCTGGCGTCACAACCACAGGCGCAATTAGTTTGATGCTCGACTTAACCGCAGCAGAAACCGCAGGAACTTTTATCGGTGCGTGGGGATTAGCACAAGCGATCGCACGGGCGGTAGCAACTGTTACGGGTGGTGCAGTCCTCGATATTGGCAGACAAATATTTAGCGATCGCGTCCTGGCTTACGGCTTAGTATTTACAGTGCAAGCATTTGGAATGCTTTTGGCAATTTGGTTTCTCAACCGCGTTGATGTGGCAGAATTTCGTTCAAACGCTAAAAACGCGATCGCTTCGATACTGGAGAATGAATTAGATTGAATACAGATTTTTGGACATCAATTCTTGACTTTGCGCAAACGACAACCCAACAGGTTGGAACGCAACTTCTCAAAGATTTTGGACACGTACAAGCGTCACAAAAAGCCGATGGCAGTTTGGTGACACAATCAGATAAATGGGCAGATCAAGCTTTACGCGAGGCGATCGCAACTCATTTCCCCGAACACGGGATTTTAAGTGAAGAGGGCGATCAAACTTTTCCTGGTAGCGAGTGGTGTTGGGTTATCGATCCTCTCGATGGTACGACGAATTTTACCAGAGGAATTCCACTATGGGCAATTTCGTTAGGTCTACTCTACCAAGGAACTCCTGTTTTTGGCTGCATTTATCTACCACCACTTAATCAAGTTTTTCATGGCTTTTTTCCAGGAGAATCTCAACTAAAAATGCCGTCTGGGGCTTTTTTAAATCATAGTCCGATCCACAGCAGTAACGATGCTCCTGGTTCTAACCACTTTTTTAGCTTATGCGCGCGCAGTACTTCAGTAATTCAACCAGGTTTCCCTTGTAAAATTCGGATGCTCGGCGTGGCTAGCTATAATTTCCTTACCGTCGCCGCCGGAACGACGCTAGGTGCAGTTGAAGCAACGCCTAAAGTGTGGGATCTTGCTGGGGCTTGGGTTATCGTTAAAGCGGCTGGTGGCGCTTGGGTATCACTGCATTCGCAACCTTTGTTTCCGCTACTACCTGGTAAAGATTATGGCGATCGCTCTTTTCCCACTTTAGTTGTCAGCCATGCGGAATTAGTGCCAGTTTTTCGACCTTATATGCAGAAGATTGCACAATGAAGTTTTGAATGAATCGTATTGATAATTTATATAGCTATAGTCAACAGAGTTACGCTATTATATAACGATCCTAAATCATTCGTGAGACTCTCTCTTTTCTCTGCGTTACGCCAGTTGCTATAACGGGGAGTACCCCCGAGGGCGCATTGTCTCCTCTGTGTCTGGAATGGTAGCCTACGGCATGCCGCTCTGCGTCTACGTCCCCAAAAAAATCTGACAACTCAAATAGGATTGCTATAGAAGCTTGTATTGACTTCTCTAAGGAGAGGTTACACCTGACCCCTGCCATACACTCGGCGCAACAGTAAATATCTACTTTTGAGTTGAAAATTGTTGTTTTATCTGGTAGTGTTATTTTGTATTTATAATTACTATCTTTAGCAATCCAAAAAAATAGAAAAATTCCCATTATTAAGAATATACTAATATAAAAATTCTCTATTTATCACGCTTAATCACAAAATCTGCGATGCGATGATTTGAATTTATCTGTTCTTCTGGGGGACTTAGCAGTACAGAATGTTGAGTAAGTTTGTGTACGCGACGCGCCACACGATTAGGAATACCATGACCGTAAATAATGTGTCCTTGTCCTGCTAAGACAACGATTTGATAATTGGGTTGAGATTGGTGAAACAGCGTAATTTTTTCTGCCATTGTTTCATCCCACAAAACTTGAGCAAGGAAGAAGTTTTCAAAATCCGAACTTGAACCGTGTCCAGCTTGTTGATGTTGCTCGAAGGCGTTAAGAATCATTTGACGATACTCAACGTTGTCTGTGCGAATCTCTGTAGCGGGCGGAATGAATTGTTTTTGTTGGGGTGTCAGGCTAGCTAATCCTTCACGGGCGACTTGGCGCGTAACTTCCGAGGGAGTATTTAAGGCTAAGACTGGTAGTTTATTCGCTTTAGCATAGCGGAGAATCGGGGCATAATTTTCCCAAGGAAAGCCCCAACGTTGATTATATTCGGTTTTTTCTAAAAGTTCTTGTTCTGTTAGTTTTCCGGCAATGTATTGATCGAGAAATCGTTGATAAGGGCGTTGGAACATTTCGAGGGCAATCGCAATTTTGGGTTGCTGCTTGTGTAGAGATTGAATAATTTCCAACTGCATTTGATGGTGCTGTAGATTATTGTGCGTTTCTCCTAAATAAACTACATTTGCTTTAGCTAGGTGCGGTAGAAGATCTTGCAGGTTAGAAATAATTTGAGGCGAGGAAGCAAGATTTTCTCTCGATAGAGTTAACGAAGAAGATTTGACTGGATAAAATGTGTTTGCTGCATAAGTCGGAATGCTATACAGCCAACAAAGTCCGAGTGATAAAATTAATAGATTGTGTAGCAGGCGCTTTTTAATAAACAGTTTCATCTTCTTTGCGCCATGCTGGATCGACAATACAAATGAAAACTAACGGTTGGTCACCACAACTGTAAATAAACTGCTTGGCATTCGGTGGAATGTAAACTGCGTCCCCTGGTTCGACGATCTGCGTTTCATCGTCGATGTGCATTTCCCCCTTACCACTGAGAATGTAGTAAACTTCAGATGTTTTTAAAGAATGCGGTTGTGAAGTTTCTCCTACAGGTAAAGTAGCATGAGCTAGACTGTAGCGTAAGGTGATCGCTTGTTTATCTGGATGCAATAATTCGCGTAAATGCGTGCTATCTCCAGCTAGAAATTCAGGACAGTTGTTGAGTTTTTGTACGAGCATTGTGGAAACTTTAACAAGGTTGATGCAGTCAGATGTTGCTTAGTATAGTAGAGGATTAGTTTTTGGTTGATAGTCGAGACAATCAATTGCGGCTTCTGTATTCGCAATACTAGGTCGAACGGTGCATTTTAAGCGATAATCACCTGTAAAGTATTGACAGTGAGTACACGGTATTTGATGAAGACGCTTACCCGTATTAACACCGTCACGGACAGCTGTCCACAAACTCAAAGCGATCGCACTTATAAATGCCCAAGCACAAACAAAGCAAATAGGAACTAAAAACGGTTGACTTGTATGAGTGAGAAAACGCAGTAGTTGTAGTATCATAAGCTTACAGAAAAAAGAAAATAAGTAGTAATACGAGTTTTTTAGTATAATTAGTAACTAATAGCTAAATCTGAAGAAGTTAAATCAATTCAGCCTTACTTTAGATATAGCAAAATTGTGCAGCGTCTTCGCTAAATCAGTTAAACATCATTAGGTAGTGCACCATCAATTGCCGATGGATACAACGCAGCAAAGAGTAAAACGTCCAACATTAGCTTCCTCACCTGCACAATTACGGCAGGTGAAACAGCAGTTTGCGAATCCCGACGAGTTTCTCTCGTACGAGTTGGGTAAAGCGGTTCAAGAATTACCACCTTTATATACAAGGCTTTTGGCAGGAAGCATTAGTTTAGTAGTGTTTGGTGCAATTGGTTGGGCGCATTTTAGTAAGATTGACGAAGTTGCGATCGCGCCTGGAGAATTAATTGCTTCTGCGCAGGTGCGACCTGTGCGCGCACTCGGCGAAGGATCGATATTAGCAGTGCGAGTAAAAGAGGGCGATCGCGTTAATCAAGGCGATGTGCTTGTTGAGCGTAACTCTGACTTACCGCAAGCTGAAGTTGATCGCTTAACGCGATCAGCGCAATTAATCAATGAAGATCTCAAACGCTTGGAAGCAGAACGTACAGGCGCAGCAGCATCAGGAACCGATCTGCAAGATCAGTTACTAAGTTCTCGAATGCAAAACTTTGAAGCACGTCAAGCCGCAGCAATAGCCGAAGCAAATCGTCAAGCAGCGGTGATTAACGAAGCGCGAGTACGCTTAAGTCGCCTACAAGATAACCTTGTCAACGCGAGATCAACTTTAGCTAACGCTCAGCAAAACCAGGTTAACGCCCAAAGTATTGCCGAAAAAGCTAGAAGTCTCCTAGCAAATGCTGAAAAACGCGAAGCTAGTCTACGGACACTTCTAGAAGATGGTGCAGCACCCCGACTCGACTATATTGAAGCGCAAAATGCTGTTTTGCAAGCGCAAGCGGGTGTGACTAACGCTGAAGACGGAATTACCAACGCGCGATCGCGCATTACCGAAGCACAAGATCGCGTTGTATCAATAGAAAAAGAAATCACAGCGCAAGTACAACAAGTCCGCCAAGCTGAACAAGCGTATCAAGCTGCACGCGATCAAGCGGCGAGTTTGGCATCAGAACGCCAAAGCGAAATTTTAACGCAACTGAATAGACGGCGCGAAGAACAAGCAACCGTTCAAGGTCAATTAGTCCAAGCCAGGAAACAGCGCGAGCAAGAAGTCATTACGGCTCCAGTTTCTGGCACCATTTACAGCGTCAAAGCAACGAGTGGACCGGTACAACCTGGAGAAGAGTTGCTGTCAATTCTACCAGATGGTGAAGAATTATTACTAGAAGTTCGCGTTCTCAACCGCGATATTGGCTTTATCCGTGAAGGAATGCGGGCAAAAGTCAAATTAGCAACTTTTCCTTTCCAAGAATTCGGTACAATTAACGCGGAAGTCATTAGCGTTAGTCCGAATGCAGTGAATGACGAGAAGCTCGGCTTGGTATTTCCTACGCGACTCAAGTTAGAGAAAAATTCATTGCAAGTTCGCGGTCAAGAAGTGCAGTTAACGCCTGGTATGGCTGCAACGGGTGAAATCGTTACGCGTCGTAAATCGGTATTAACGTTCTTACTTGAACCAGTCACGCGGCGCTTCAGCGAGGCATTTTCTGTTAGGTAAATGTATTTATCATACATATGTCAAGTAACAGCAGTTACTTTTTGACACTCAAACAATTTAAGTAAGTTCATCTGATCAAATGCTAAATGTAGAGTAGGCAAAATACCTACCAGACTTACGAACATTTAATGAAGCACATTCTGACAACAGATTCACACTCCAACTTACTTCTTAGTTCAAAAAGAGGTGGCAGATGATATGTGGTTAGGCTTTCTCGAAGAATATCCTAACTATTGGACTCAAGGTGAGACAGAAGAGGAATTAAGAGACAATCTGCTTGATATTTATAATGAGTTAACAAGTGGAACTATTCCAAATGTTCGTAAGGTTGCAAAACTTGAGGTGCTGTGAAGCGCAGAGACTTAATTTAGAAGCTTGAGGAAATGGATTGTGTTTTCTACACCGGAGCAAAAAACGCAGCAGTGCTATATATTATGCTGCTGGCTCGTTAAGCTTTACTTACCTATCAACATTGTTTGCATGGATGAACGTACAAGAAATATATTTCTCTTAGCAGGAGAAGAAGATATCATAGAAATATAGCAGAGGTCAGAGATCAGTGGACAGTGAAGAGAGTGTGGAAAGACTTTGTCAACTGTCAACTGTCAACGACTCAATAACTCAAAGCCGTAAGATAAAAAATCTATTACTACAGCCGCAAAATCTTGATCGAATTATCTCTGCTACTACTAATAAGCTGCTTGCTATCCGCGCTGAAATAAACAGCAGTAATATCACTTGCTTCTTGAAACGGTGTGCGGATCCTTTCGGCGGTACTTATCTCCCAAACTTCTAAATTTTTCCCAATACCACTTGCAAGTAAAGTTCCATCAGGACTAAAAGCGACAGTATTGACCCAGTGAGAATTCCCAGACAAAGTATGCAGTAATTTCCCAGTACTGATTTGCCAAATTTTGATTGTTTTGTCTACACTGCCACTTGCAAGTAATCGACCATCTGGACTAATTGCTAATGTGAGAATGCGATCGCTATGTCCTTGCAATGTTCTTAAAACTTTACCAGCACGGAAGTCCCAAATTTTAATTGTCTTGTCGCTACTGCCACTGATTAAGTATTGTGCATCAGGGCTAAATGCGATCGCTCTAACTGCACCCGAATGCCCTAACAACTGACGAAACTCTTTTCCTGTACTCATACTCCATAGACGAATTGTTTGATCGTCGCTTCCAGTAGCAAGAGTTGCACTATCTGGACTAAAAGCTGTAGACCAGACTGTACCCGAATGTCCAGCAAGCGTAAACAAAATTTTTCCTGTCGTTAAATCCCAAACATCTGCGGTGTTGTCGCTACTTCCGCTTGCGAATCTTTGTCCATCAGGACTCACCGCAACTGACCAAACTGTACCTGAATGCCGAGAAAACGTTTGCAGGACTTGACCAGTTGAGACATTCCACAGTTTAATTGTGCGATCGCTGCTACCACTAAGAATATTTTGACTATTAGGTTTTACCGCCACTGACCAAACGGTATCAGAATGTCCTGAAAGTGTTTTGTCTAAGACAATATTGTTAAGCGTGGAACGTGGGGAAAGCGAAACAGACGGTTTTTGTTGTGGAGTACGTTGTGGCGATCGCGTGAAATAGTAATTGCCACCAATAATCAAAATAGCAGCAACACTGCCAATCAAACTTCCAACGAGTAGCGCTGGTTTGCTAAGAAAAGTTTGCTGTTTTAATTCTTTAGTATAATCTGTCTTTTTCTTGATAACGACTTGTGGATATAGATGCTTTTTAACTAAAGGTTGTAATGCTTGCAGCGTTTCTGTTGCACTTTGATAGCGATCTCTGTAGTGATAGCAGATCATTTTATCGAGTACCTGCGCCAGCTTAGGGCTAACTTGACATTTGTCTTGCCAGCTGATTTCCCCTGTTTCGGAATTTTGTATAAATTGTGTGGGATTTAAACCTGTTAAAGCTTGAATTCCAATGATTCCCAGGGCGTAGATATCACTGTTAGGGCGTGGTCTTCCTTGGGCTTGTTCGGTTGGCGTATAGCCTGCTGTACCAATTGCAATAGTTGCAGGTCCACTGAGAAAATAGTTAGAATTCGTCTTTCCTTGATTCGTAACCACTTGCGTCCAAGCTTGTTTTACCGAACCAAAATCAACTAGCACTAAGCGATCGTCTTGTCGTCTTCTGATAATGTGACTTGGCTGGATATCGCGATGAATTAGCCCGTGACTGTGAACAAACTCTAGGATGAGTAAGACTTCTTGCAGTAGCTCAACGACTTGGCTTTCACTCCATGTGTGGCCTGGTTCAAATTCTGTATTTAGTGGATTTCCCGCGACGAATTCTTGCACTAAGTAAAATGCTTGATTCGCTTCGAAGTAATCGAGAAGTTGAGGGACTCGGTCGTAGTCACCTAACCTTTTTAAGGCTTCTACTTCTCTCAAAAATAGTCCTCTTAGAGTTACTAGAGACTCAGGATGGTCACTGACCGACTGAAAATTTTTAACAATACAAGTTGTTGGGTGCTGCTGATGCGTATCTTTGGCAAGGTACGTATGACATAATTCTGTTGTGCTGAGGATTTGAACAATCTGATAGCGATCGCGTACTAGCTTGCCTAACATCTGCTCCTCAACAGCGGTATAAGCTTGAGAATAAAAATGCGGATGAGAGGACTTGAACCTCCACTCCTCTCGGAACTAGAACCTAAATCTAGCGCGTCTGCCAATTCCGCCACATCCGCTTATGGGCTTTAATATCATAGCAAATTATTTTACTAACGCAATAACATTAGCTTTGGCGATCGCACTTGAGGAAATCAAGGAAAAGACTATTGGGCGACGATTTAACTAGCTAGTTCGGTAGGTTTTAGGTGTCATTCCGGTATGCTGCCGCATCCATTTACCTAAATGGCTATGACTGCTGAAGCCACACTGCATGGCAATTTCCATAACGGGTAGTTTTGTTGTTTTGAGTAACTGCTTTGCGCGTTCTCCTCGTTGCTGAAGTACATATTGATGCGGTGCGACTCCGGTTGATTGCTTAAATAATCGACTGAAGTGAAATTGACTCATCTCTAGCAGTTGGGCTAAGTCAGATAGTTTGATATCTTGAGCTAGATGAGCGCTAATATAATCCGTCACTTGTAACAGTTGGCGATCGCTCAATCCGCGATCGCACAATACAACGCACGACGAGACAGCAGAGTATTTTCTCAGTAGATGTACGGCTAAGACATTCGTTAGTGATTCAACATATAGCCGCCCTGCAAATCCTCCAGCATACAGTTCAGTCAAAAGCATGGTACTAATTTGTTCGATTTGAGGATTGCGGTCTCGAAACTCTGGTAGGAGTTCTACGCGGTTAGAGTCCATCACAACAGTTTCTTGCGCGACTTGCTGAAGAAACGCATCCGCGATTTGAATTCGCAAGTAGCGATCCTCGTGATTCCATTGGCAATAAAGCAGCGACTTTGCCGGAATAATTGAGATATCGCCTTTAGTAATAAGACCTGTGTAACGGCGATTGCCGATCGTTTGCGACAAGCGCGCTGGACGCGGGTTTAAAGATAAGCACAGCGTATGTCCAGTTAAGCTTTGATATTTCTCTTGTCCTGGAGGTTGACAAAATTCTTCGACCACAATGTTTTGCCAACCGGATATTTCACTTGAATAGATCGGAGGATTGAGACTGTTTGCTTGCATTTGGTTGTTCAACTTTTAGATCGCAAGATTGTGTAAGTTGCACAAGGTTTGAGTAGTCTGCGATCAAGCAATTTTTATAGATTTTAAGCGATGAACAAGTGTAGCAGCAAGGAGGCATTCGAATGCTTGCCAAGTCAAATATCAAAGCTGAGATTGGCGAATTTCTCAAACTCGCGATTCCACTCGCGAGTGCGCAAGTGGCGCAAGCCATTGTTGGGTTTGTCGATACTCTGATGATGGGACAATTGGGCGCAGAGAGTCTCGCAGCTGGAGGATTAGCATCAACGACTTTTCAGCTGTTGTTGAATATTGGCAGTGGCGTCGTGATGGCAGTCAGCCCACTTGTTGCGATCGCGTATGGTGGGGGACACAAAACGCAAATCGAGCAAATTGCACGTCAGGGAATATGGCTATCGTTGCTACTTGGCATACCGATGATGTTCTTCCTTAGGCATTTGGATGCGGTGATGGTTCACCCAGGACAAGCAAAAACAACCGTTGTATTAGCTGATGGATATCTTAATTTGATTTTGTGGGGAATTTTCCCCGCCTTAGGGTTTGCTATGTTGAGAAGCTATGTATCGGCGCTTTCTCAAGCCCGTCCGGTGATGGTGATTGTCTTTTTAGGAACGCTTGTGAATGTGACTGGTAACTATGTTTTAGGCTATGGTAAGCTTGGATTTCCCCGAATGGAGTTGGCAGGTTTGGGGTTAGCGAGTGGACTCAGTTTTTGGGTCATGTTTTTGATTTTGCTTGTCTACACACTCAAACACGAGCAACTTAAGCATTATCGATTCTTACAAGGTTTGCATTGCCTGAAACCGCATATTATTCAGCAGTTGCTACGAACTGGAGTACCGATCGCCGTTACGATCGCCTTGGAGTATGGACTGTTTGCAGTGGTAACTTACTTAATGGGGACGTTGGGAACTGATGCGCTGGCAGCACATCAAATCGTTTTTCAAACAATGCTGGTAATTTTTATGGTACCGCTGGGGATGTCTTACGCAGTGACGGCGCGTGTTGGTCAGTGGTTAGGACAGCAAAACCTCCCTGGTGCGCGTCTTGCAGGGTATATCGGCATATCGACGGCTTTTTTATTTATGGCACTAACTGCGATCCCTCTACTCGCATATTGCCAGCAAGTCGTCGCCATGTATTTGGATATCCGCGATCAGCAAAACGCCAATGTACTCAAACTTGCACTACCAATCATGACGATTGCGGCGATCGCTCAACTTTTGGATGGTGTTCAAAAAACAGCTATGGGTGCGTTATACGGATTGCAAGATACGCAGATGCCAATGTTGCTAAGTGTGCTGGCATTTTGGGGTGTAGGATTACCGAGTGGCTATTTGCTAGGATTTCGCCTTGGTCTTGGAAGTGTTGGATTGTGGGTCGGACAATCGATGGGAGTGGCGATCGCCGGAATCATTTTTCTTCGGCGCTTTCACCAACTAACCTCGCGGACATTTAGAAGCGGTTATTCGTAACAACTCTAGCAAAGTTGTATGTAAGTTCTTTTTAAAGATAAATACAAAGGATCTTGCTGCAAACTTTCACAAATTACACAAAATAGGAGAAT
It encodes the following:
- a CDS encoding serine/threonine-protein kinase; amino-acid sequence: MLGKLVRDRYQIVQILSTTELCHTYLAKDTHQQHPTTCIVKNFQSVSDHPESLVTLRGLFLREVEALKRLGDYDRVPQLLDYFEANQAFYLVQEFVAGNPLNTEFEPGHTWSESQVVELLQEVLLILEFVHSHGLIHRDIQPSHIIRRRQDDRLVLVDFGSVKQAWTQVVTNQGKTNSNYFLSGPATIAIGTAGYTPTEQAQGRPRPNSDIYALGIIGIQALTGLNPTQFIQNSETGEISWQDKCQVSPKLAQVLDKMICYHYRDRYQSATETLQALQPLVKKHLYPQVVIKKKTDYTKELKQQTFLSKPALLVGSLIGSVAAILIIGGNYYFTRSPQRTPQQKPSVSLSPRSTLNNIVLDKTLSGHSDTVWSVAVKPNSQNILSGSSDRTIKLWNVSTGQVLQTFSRHSGTVWSVAVSPDGQRFASGSSDNTADVWDLTTGKILFTLAGHSGTVWSTAFSPDSATLATGSDDQTIRLWSMSTGKEFRQLLGHSGAVRAIAFSPDAQYLISGSSDKTIKIWDFRAGKVLRTLQGHSDRILTLAISPDGRLLASGSVDKTIKIWQISTGKLLHTLSGNSHWVNTVAFSPDGTLLASGIGKNLEVWEISTAERIRTPFQEASDITAVYFSADSKQLISSSRDNSIKILRL
- a CDS encoding helix-turn-helix domain-containing protein translates to MQANSLNPPIYSSEISGWQNIVVEEFCQPPGQEKYQSLTGHTLCLSLNPRPARLSQTIGNRRYTGLITKGDISIIPAKSLLYCQWNHEDRYLRIQIADAFLQQVAQETVVMDSNRVELLPEFRDRNPQIEQISTMLLTELYAGGFAGRLYVESLTNVLAVHLLRKYSAVSSCVVLCDRGLSDRQLLQVTDYISAHLAQDIKLSDLAQLLEMSQFHFSRLFKQSTGVAPHQYVLQQRGERAKQLLKTTKLPVMEIAMQCGFSSHSHLGKWMRQHTGMTPKTYRTS
- a CDS encoding MATE family efflux transporter; the protein is MLAKSNIKAEIGEFLKLAIPLASAQVAQAIVGFVDTLMMGQLGAESLAAGGLASTTFQLLLNIGSGVVMAVSPLVAIAYGGGHKTQIEQIARQGIWLSLLLGIPMMFFLRHLDAVMVHPGQAKTTVVLADGYLNLILWGIFPALGFAMLRSYVSALSQARPVMVIVFLGTLVNVTGNYVLGYGKLGFPRMELAGLGLASGLSFWVMFLILLVYTLKHEQLKHYRFLQGLHCLKPHIIQQLLRTGVPIAVTIALEYGLFAVVTYLMGTLGTDALAAHQIVFQTMLVIFMVPLGMSYAVTARVGQWLGQQNLPGARLAGYIGISTAFLFMALTAIPLLAYCQQVVAMYLDIRDQQNANVLKLALPIMTIAAIAQLLDGVQKTAMGALYGLQDTQMPMLLSVLAFWGVGLPSGYLLGFRLGLGSVGLWVGQSMGVAIAGIIFLRRFHQLTSRTFRSGYS